From the genome of Capricornis sumatraensis isolate serow.1 chromosome 17, serow.2, whole genome shotgun sequence, one region includes:
- the SMTN gene encoding smoothelin isoform X1, with protein MADETLAGLDEGALRKLLEVTADLAERRRIRSAIRELQRQELEREEEALASKRFRAERQDNKENWLHFQQREAEQRAALARLAGRLESMNDVEELTALLRGAAEYEERKLIRAAIRRVRAQEIEAATLAGRLYSGRPNSGSREDGKGQAARRLELCEVPKPEEQKQQLEVPEPTPAPSSTSRDVTTVTLLLRAPPGDTRSPPASADGSPTTTSPEPPLEPAEEAPCPAPEALGSPEPPPSPPRASSPEPQEPPATPSTDRQVVDKLPPSPTDPPAPQGPTKGRSDTKRADLADPRPCQRSLSVLSPRQPAQNREPTPIASEPSPFQRAGSVRDRVRKFTSDSPTAAGLQEGPPRVALSPSTPARLPGPSHTSTTPAAASSSRGPSSRGTARPLAQLQSCPREEGPRGRGLAVRSLENRAGGPVARSEEPSAPLPVAVGTAEPGASMKTTFTIEIKDGRGQASTGRVLLPTGNQRAELTLGLRAPPTLLSTSSGGKSTVTHISSPGNLARLGSVTHVTSFSPASLGSRGGCSIKMEPEPAEPPSATVKVANGAEQTRVDKAPGSRSPLSAEELMAIEDESVLDKMLDQTTDFEERKLIRAALRELRQRKRDQRDKERERRLQEARARPGEGRGNTTTKTSTRHSQQTADGSAVSTVTKTERLVQSNDGTRTARTTTVESSFVRRSENGGGSTMMQTKTFSSSSSKKMGSIFDREDEASPRSGSLAALEKRQAEKKKELMKAQSLPKTSASQARKAMIEKLEKEGAAGSPGGPRMAVQRSTSFGVPNANSIKQMLLDWCRAKTRGYEHVDIQNFSSSWSDGMAFCALVHNFFPEAFDYGQLSPQNRRQNFEVAFSSAETHADCPQLLDTEDMVRLREPDWKMLVDCVPLVEVEDMMTMGKKPDPKCVFTYVQSLYNHLRRHELRLRGKNV; from the exons ATGGCGGACGAAACCttagctgggctggatgagggaGCCCTACGGAAGTTG TTGGAGGTCACGGCGGATCTGGCAGAGCGGCGGCGCATCCGCTCGGCCATCCGGGAGCTGCAGCGGCAGGAGCTGGAACGCGAGGAGGAGGCCCTGGCATCCAAGCGCTTCCGTGCTGAGCGGCAGGACAACAAGGAGAACTGGCTGCA CTTCCAGCAGCGGGAGGCTGAGCAGCGGGCTGCTCTGGCACGGCTGGCAGGACGGCTGGAGTCAATGAACGATGTGGAGGAGCTGACCGCACTG CTTCGGGGCGCCGCGGAGTACGAGGAGCGAAAGCTGATCCGAGCTGCCATCCGCCGCGTGCGGGCCCAGGAGATCGAGG cCGCCACCTTGGCTGGAAGGCTGTACAGTGGGCGTCCCAACAGTGGCTCAAGAGAGGACGGCAAGGGGCAGGCAGCACGGCGGCTGGAACTGTGTGAG GTGCCGAAGCCAGAGGAACAGAAGCAGCAGCTGGAGGTCCCAGAGCcaaccccagcccccagcagcaCCAGCCGGGATGTGACCACGGTGACACTCCTGCTGCGGGCCCCTCCCGGGGACACACGCAGCCCACCTGCCTCAGCCGACGGTTCACCCACCACTACCTCTCCTGAGCCTCCGCTGGAGCCTGCCGAGGAGGCCCCGTGCCCTGCCCCCGAGGCTCTGGGCAGTCCCGAGCCTCCCCCCAGCCCACCCAGGGCCTCCAGCCCTGAGCCCCAGGAGCCTCCAGCCACCCCCAGCACAGACAGGCAGGTGGTCGACAAG CTCCCGCCCAGCCCCACGGATCCCCCTGCCCCCCAAGGCCCCACCAAAGGTCGCTCCGACACAAAGAGAGCAG ACCTGGCTGACCCTCGCCCCTGCCAACGCTCCCTGTCTGTGCTCAGCCCCCGCCAGCCAGCCCAGAACCGAG AGCCCACCCCCATCGCCAGTGAACCTTCCCCGTTCCAGCGGGCGGGCTCCGTCCGGGACCGCGTGCGCAAGTTCACATCCGATTCTCCTACGGCTGCTGGGCTCCAGGAAGGCCCACCCCGTGTGGCCCTCAGCCCCTcgacccctgccaggctcccaggCCCCTCCCACACCAGCACCACCccggccgccgcctcctcctccaggggcccctCCTCGCGGGGAACAGCCCGGCCCCTGGCCCAGCTTCAGAGCTGCCCCCGGGAGGAGGGCCCCAGGGGGCGGGGCTTGGCCGTCAGGTCCCTTGAAAACAGAGCAGGGGGGCCCGTGGCCCGCTCAGAGGAGCCCAGCGCCCCGCTGCCCGTGGCCGTGGGCACCGCCGAGCCAGGGGCCAGTATGAAGACCACATTCACCATTGAGATCAAGGATGGCCGGGGCCAGGCCTCCACAGGCCGGGTGCTGCTGCCCACGGGCAACCAGAGGGCAG AACTGACACTGGGGCTGCGGGCGCCCCCCACCCTCCTTAGCACCAGCAGTGGGGGCAAGAGCACCGTCACCCATATCAGCAGCCCTGGGAACCTAGCCCGGCTGGGCAGTGTCACTCACGTCACCAGCTTCAGCCCTGCCTCCCTGGGTAGCCGAGGAGGCTGCAGCATAAAG aTGGAGCCAGAGCCCGCAGAGCCCCCCTCTGCCACAGTGAAGGTGGCCAATGGCGCTGAGCAGACCCGAGTGGACAAAGCACCAGGGAGCCGGAGCCCGCTGAGTGCCGAGGAGCTGATGGCCATAGAGGATGAGAGCGTCCTGGACAAGATG CTGGATCAGACTACGGACTTTGAGGAGCGGAAGCTCATCCGGGCTGCACTGCGCGAGCTCCGACAAAGGAAGAGAG ACCAGCGGGACAAGGAACGAGAACGGCGGCTGCAAGAGGCCCGGGCCCGTCCAGGGGAGGGCCGCGGCAACACGACAACCAAGACCAGCACACGGCACAGCCAACAGACGGCCGACGGCTCAGCCGTCAGCACGGTCACCAAGACCGAGCGGCTCGTCCAGTCCA ATGACGGCACACGGACGGCCCGCACCACCACAGTGGAGTCAAGTTTCGTGAGGCGCTCAGAGA ATGGTGGTGGCAGCACCATGATGCAAACTAAGACCTTCTCCTCTTCATCATCCAAGAAGATGGGCAG TATCTTCGACCGGGAGGATGAGGCCAGCCCACGGTCTGGCAGCCTAGCGGCACTGGAAAAACGCCAGGCGGAGAAGAAGAAAGAGCTGATGAAGGCGCAGAGCCTGCCCAAAACCTCAGCGTCCCAGGCGCGCAAGGCTATGATTGAGAAGTTGGAGAAAGAGGGCGCGGCAGG CAGCCCGGGCGGACCCCGCATGGCTGTGCAGCGCTCCACCAGCTTCGGGGTCCCCAACGCCAACAGCATCAAGCAGATGTTGCTAGACTGGTGCCGAGCCAAGACACGTGGCTACGAG CATGTGGACATCCAGAACTTCTCCTCGAGTTGGAGTGACGGGATGGCCTTCTGTGCCCTGGTGCACAACTTCTTCCCCGAGGCCTTCGACTATGGGCAGCTCAGCCCACAGAACCGCCGTCAGAACTTCGAGGTGGCCTTCTCATCCGCCGA gaccCATGCGGACTGCCCGCAGCTCCTGGACACAGAGGACATGGTCCGGCTTCGAGAGCCTGACTGGAA GATGCTGGTGGACTGCGTACCCCTGGTGGAGGTGGAGGACATGATGACCATGGGCAAGAAGCCCGACCCCAAGTGCGTTTTCACCTACGTGCAATCGCTCTACAACCACCTGCGGCGCCACGAGCTGCGCCTGCGCGGCAAGAATGTCTAG
- the SMTN gene encoding smoothelin isoform X2: MADETLAGLDEGALRKLLEVTADLAERRRIRSAIRELQRQELEREEEALASKRFRAERQDNKENWLHFQQREAEQRAALARLAGRLESMNDVEELTALLRGAAEYEERKLIRAAIRRVRAQEIEAATLAGRLYSGRPNSGSREDGKGQAARRLELCEVPKPEEQKQQLEVPEPTPAPSSTSRDVTTVTLLLRAPPGDTRSPPASADGSPTTTSPEPPLEPAEEAPCPAPEALGSPEPPPSPPRASSPEPQEPPATPSTDRQVVDKLPPSPTDPPAPQGPTKGRSDTKRADLADPRPCQRSLSVLSPRQPAQNREPTPIASEPSPFQRAGSVRDRVRKFTSDSPTAAGLQEGPPRVALSPSTPARLPGPSHTSTTPAAASSSRGPSSRGTARPLAQLQSCPREEGPRGRGLAVRSLENRAGGPVARSEEPSAPLPVAVGTAEPGASMKTTFTIEIKDGRGQASTGRVLLPTGNQRAELTLGLRAPPTLLSTSSGGKSTVTHISSPGNLARLGSVTHVTSFSPASLGSRGGCSIKMEPEPAEPPSATVKVANGAEQTRVDKAPGSRSPLSAEELMAIEDESVLDKMLDQTTDFEERKLIRAALRELRQRKRDQRDKERERRLQEARARPGEGRGNTTTKTSTRHSQQTADGSAVSTVTKTERLVQSNDGTRTARTTTVESSFVRRSENGGGSTMMQTKTFSSSSSKKMGSIFDREDEASPRSGSLAALEKRQAEKKKELMKAQSLPKTSASQARKAMIEKLEKEGAAGSPGGPRMAVQRSTSFGVPNANSIKQMLLDWCRAKTRGYEHVDIQNFSSSWSDGMAFCALVHNFFPEAFDYGQLSPQNRRQNFEVAFSSAEMLVDCVPLVEVEDMMTMGKKPDPKCVFTYVQSLYNHLRRHELRLRGKNV, encoded by the exons ATGGCGGACGAAACCttagctgggctggatgagggaGCCCTACGGAAGTTG TTGGAGGTCACGGCGGATCTGGCAGAGCGGCGGCGCATCCGCTCGGCCATCCGGGAGCTGCAGCGGCAGGAGCTGGAACGCGAGGAGGAGGCCCTGGCATCCAAGCGCTTCCGTGCTGAGCGGCAGGACAACAAGGAGAACTGGCTGCA CTTCCAGCAGCGGGAGGCTGAGCAGCGGGCTGCTCTGGCACGGCTGGCAGGACGGCTGGAGTCAATGAACGATGTGGAGGAGCTGACCGCACTG CTTCGGGGCGCCGCGGAGTACGAGGAGCGAAAGCTGATCCGAGCTGCCATCCGCCGCGTGCGGGCCCAGGAGATCGAGG cCGCCACCTTGGCTGGAAGGCTGTACAGTGGGCGTCCCAACAGTGGCTCAAGAGAGGACGGCAAGGGGCAGGCAGCACGGCGGCTGGAACTGTGTGAG GTGCCGAAGCCAGAGGAACAGAAGCAGCAGCTGGAGGTCCCAGAGCcaaccccagcccccagcagcaCCAGCCGGGATGTGACCACGGTGACACTCCTGCTGCGGGCCCCTCCCGGGGACACACGCAGCCCACCTGCCTCAGCCGACGGTTCACCCACCACTACCTCTCCTGAGCCTCCGCTGGAGCCTGCCGAGGAGGCCCCGTGCCCTGCCCCCGAGGCTCTGGGCAGTCCCGAGCCTCCCCCCAGCCCACCCAGGGCCTCCAGCCCTGAGCCCCAGGAGCCTCCAGCCACCCCCAGCACAGACAGGCAGGTGGTCGACAAG CTCCCGCCCAGCCCCACGGATCCCCCTGCCCCCCAAGGCCCCACCAAAGGTCGCTCCGACACAAAGAGAGCAG ACCTGGCTGACCCTCGCCCCTGCCAACGCTCCCTGTCTGTGCTCAGCCCCCGCCAGCCAGCCCAGAACCGAG AGCCCACCCCCATCGCCAGTGAACCTTCCCCGTTCCAGCGGGCGGGCTCCGTCCGGGACCGCGTGCGCAAGTTCACATCCGATTCTCCTACGGCTGCTGGGCTCCAGGAAGGCCCACCCCGTGTGGCCCTCAGCCCCTcgacccctgccaggctcccaggCCCCTCCCACACCAGCACCACCccggccgccgcctcctcctccaggggcccctCCTCGCGGGGAACAGCCCGGCCCCTGGCCCAGCTTCAGAGCTGCCCCCGGGAGGAGGGCCCCAGGGGGCGGGGCTTGGCCGTCAGGTCCCTTGAAAACAGAGCAGGGGGGCCCGTGGCCCGCTCAGAGGAGCCCAGCGCCCCGCTGCCCGTGGCCGTGGGCACCGCCGAGCCAGGGGCCAGTATGAAGACCACATTCACCATTGAGATCAAGGATGGCCGGGGCCAGGCCTCCACAGGCCGGGTGCTGCTGCCCACGGGCAACCAGAGGGCAG AACTGACACTGGGGCTGCGGGCGCCCCCCACCCTCCTTAGCACCAGCAGTGGGGGCAAGAGCACCGTCACCCATATCAGCAGCCCTGGGAACCTAGCCCGGCTGGGCAGTGTCACTCACGTCACCAGCTTCAGCCCTGCCTCCCTGGGTAGCCGAGGAGGCTGCAGCATAAAG aTGGAGCCAGAGCCCGCAGAGCCCCCCTCTGCCACAGTGAAGGTGGCCAATGGCGCTGAGCAGACCCGAGTGGACAAAGCACCAGGGAGCCGGAGCCCGCTGAGTGCCGAGGAGCTGATGGCCATAGAGGATGAGAGCGTCCTGGACAAGATG CTGGATCAGACTACGGACTTTGAGGAGCGGAAGCTCATCCGGGCTGCACTGCGCGAGCTCCGACAAAGGAAGAGAG ACCAGCGGGACAAGGAACGAGAACGGCGGCTGCAAGAGGCCCGGGCCCGTCCAGGGGAGGGCCGCGGCAACACGACAACCAAGACCAGCACACGGCACAGCCAACAGACGGCCGACGGCTCAGCCGTCAGCACGGTCACCAAGACCGAGCGGCTCGTCCAGTCCA ATGACGGCACACGGACGGCCCGCACCACCACAGTGGAGTCAAGTTTCGTGAGGCGCTCAGAGA ATGGTGGTGGCAGCACCATGATGCAAACTAAGACCTTCTCCTCTTCATCATCCAAGAAGATGGGCAG TATCTTCGACCGGGAGGATGAGGCCAGCCCACGGTCTGGCAGCCTAGCGGCACTGGAAAAACGCCAGGCGGAGAAGAAGAAAGAGCTGATGAAGGCGCAGAGCCTGCCCAAAACCTCAGCGTCCCAGGCGCGCAAGGCTATGATTGAGAAGTTGGAGAAAGAGGGCGCGGCAGG CAGCCCGGGCGGACCCCGCATGGCTGTGCAGCGCTCCACCAGCTTCGGGGTCCCCAACGCCAACAGCATCAAGCAGATGTTGCTAGACTGGTGCCGAGCCAAGACACGTGGCTACGAG CATGTGGACATCCAGAACTTCTCCTCGAGTTGGAGTGACGGGATGGCCTTCTGTGCCCTGGTGCACAACTTCTTCCCCGAGGCCTTCGACTATGGGCAGCTCAGCCCACAGAACCGCCGTCAGAACTTCGAGGTGGCCTTCTCATCCGCCGA GATGCTGGTGGACTGCGTACCCCTGGTGGAGGTGGAGGACATGATGACCATGGGCAAGAAGCCCGACCCCAAGTGCGTTTTCACCTACGTGCAATCGCTCTACAACCACCTGCGGCGCCACGAGCTGCGCCTGCGCGGCAAGAATGTCTAG
- the SMTN gene encoding smoothelin isoform X4 produces the protein MADETLAGLDEGALRKLLEVTADLAERRRIRSAIRELQRQELEREEEALASKRFRAERQDNKENWLHFQQREAEQRAALARLAGRLESMNDVEELTALLRGAAEYEERKLIRAAIRRVRAQEIEAATLAGRLYSGRPNSGSREDGKGQAARRLELCEVPKPEEQKQQLEVPEPTPAPSSTSRDVTTVTLLLRAPPGDTRSPPASADGSPTTTSPEPPLEPAEEAPCPAPEALGSPEPPPSPPRASSPEPQEPPATPSTDRQVVDKLPPSPTDPPAPQGPTKGRSDTKRAEPTPIASEPSPFQRAGSVRDRVRKFTSDSPTAAGLQEGPPRVALSPSTPARLPGPSHTSTTPAAASSSRGPSSRGTARPLAQLQSCPREEGPRGRGLAVRSLENRAGGPVARSEEPSAPLPVAVGTAEPGASMKTTFTIEIKDGRGQASTGRVLLPTGNQRAELTLGLRAPPTLLSTSSGGKSTVTHISSPGNLARLGSVTHVTSFSPASLGSRGGCSIKMEPEPAEPPSATVKVANGAEQTRVDKAPGSRSPLSAEELMAIEDESVLDKMLDQTTDFEERKLIRAALRELRQRKRDQRDKERERRLQEARARPGEGRGNTTTKTSTRHSQQTADGSAVSTVTKTERLVQSNDGTRTARTTTVESSFVRRSENGGGSTMMQTKTFSSSSSKKMGSIFDREDEASPRSGSLAALEKRQAEKKKELMKAQSLPKTSASQARKAMIEKLEKEGAAGSPGGPRMAVQRSTSFGVPNANSIKQMLLDWCRAKTRGYEHVDIQNFSSSWSDGMAFCALVHNFFPEAFDYGQLSPQNRRQNFEVAFSSAEMLVDCVPLVEVEDMMTMGKKPDPKCVFTYVQSLYNHLRRHELRLRGKNV, from the exons ATGGCGGACGAAACCttagctgggctggatgagggaGCCCTACGGAAGTTG TTGGAGGTCACGGCGGATCTGGCAGAGCGGCGGCGCATCCGCTCGGCCATCCGGGAGCTGCAGCGGCAGGAGCTGGAACGCGAGGAGGAGGCCCTGGCATCCAAGCGCTTCCGTGCTGAGCGGCAGGACAACAAGGAGAACTGGCTGCA CTTCCAGCAGCGGGAGGCTGAGCAGCGGGCTGCTCTGGCACGGCTGGCAGGACGGCTGGAGTCAATGAACGATGTGGAGGAGCTGACCGCACTG CTTCGGGGCGCCGCGGAGTACGAGGAGCGAAAGCTGATCCGAGCTGCCATCCGCCGCGTGCGGGCCCAGGAGATCGAGG cCGCCACCTTGGCTGGAAGGCTGTACAGTGGGCGTCCCAACAGTGGCTCAAGAGAGGACGGCAAGGGGCAGGCAGCACGGCGGCTGGAACTGTGTGAG GTGCCGAAGCCAGAGGAACAGAAGCAGCAGCTGGAGGTCCCAGAGCcaaccccagcccccagcagcaCCAGCCGGGATGTGACCACGGTGACACTCCTGCTGCGGGCCCCTCCCGGGGACACACGCAGCCCACCTGCCTCAGCCGACGGTTCACCCACCACTACCTCTCCTGAGCCTCCGCTGGAGCCTGCCGAGGAGGCCCCGTGCCCTGCCCCCGAGGCTCTGGGCAGTCCCGAGCCTCCCCCCAGCCCACCCAGGGCCTCCAGCCCTGAGCCCCAGGAGCCTCCAGCCACCCCCAGCACAGACAGGCAGGTGGTCGACAAG CTCCCGCCCAGCCCCACGGATCCCCCTGCCCCCCAAGGCCCCACCAAAGGTCGCTCCGACACAAAGAGAGCAG AGCCCACCCCCATCGCCAGTGAACCTTCCCCGTTCCAGCGGGCGGGCTCCGTCCGGGACCGCGTGCGCAAGTTCACATCCGATTCTCCTACGGCTGCTGGGCTCCAGGAAGGCCCACCCCGTGTGGCCCTCAGCCCCTcgacccctgccaggctcccaggCCCCTCCCACACCAGCACCACCccggccgccgcctcctcctccaggggcccctCCTCGCGGGGAACAGCCCGGCCCCTGGCCCAGCTTCAGAGCTGCCCCCGGGAGGAGGGCCCCAGGGGGCGGGGCTTGGCCGTCAGGTCCCTTGAAAACAGAGCAGGGGGGCCCGTGGCCCGCTCAGAGGAGCCCAGCGCCCCGCTGCCCGTGGCCGTGGGCACCGCCGAGCCAGGGGCCAGTATGAAGACCACATTCACCATTGAGATCAAGGATGGCCGGGGCCAGGCCTCCACAGGCCGGGTGCTGCTGCCCACGGGCAACCAGAGGGCAG AACTGACACTGGGGCTGCGGGCGCCCCCCACCCTCCTTAGCACCAGCAGTGGGGGCAAGAGCACCGTCACCCATATCAGCAGCCCTGGGAACCTAGCCCGGCTGGGCAGTGTCACTCACGTCACCAGCTTCAGCCCTGCCTCCCTGGGTAGCCGAGGAGGCTGCAGCATAAAG aTGGAGCCAGAGCCCGCAGAGCCCCCCTCTGCCACAGTGAAGGTGGCCAATGGCGCTGAGCAGACCCGAGTGGACAAAGCACCAGGGAGCCGGAGCCCGCTGAGTGCCGAGGAGCTGATGGCCATAGAGGATGAGAGCGTCCTGGACAAGATG CTGGATCAGACTACGGACTTTGAGGAGCGGAAGCTCATCCGGGCTGCACTGCGCGAGCTCCGACAAAGGAAGAGAG ACCAGCGGGACAAGGAACGAGAACGGCGGCTGCAAGAGGCCCGGGCCCGTCCAGGGGAGGGCCGCGGCAACACGACAACCAAGACCAGCACACGGCACAGCCAACAGACGGCCGACGGCTCAGCCGTCAGCACGGTCACCAAGACCGAGCGGCTCGTCCAGTCCA ATGACGGCACACGGACGGCCCGCACCACCACAGTGGAGTCAAGTTTCGTGAGGCGCTCAGAGA ATGGTGGTGGCAGCACCATGATGCAAACTAAGACCTTCTCCTCTTCATCATCCAAGAAGATGGGCAG TATCTTCGACCGGGAGGATGAGGCCAGCCCACGGTCTGGCAGCCTAGCGGCACTGGAAAAACGCCAGGCGGAGAAGAAGAAAGAGCTGATGAAGGCGCAGAGCCTGCCCAAAACCTCAGCGTCCCAGGCGCGCAAGGCTATGATTGAGAAGTTGGAGAAAGAGGGCGCGGCAGG CAGCCCGGGCGGACCCCGCATGGCTGTGCAGCGCTCCACCAGCTTCGGGGTCCCCAACGCCAACAGCATCAAGCAGATGTTGCTAGACTGGTGCCGAGCCAAGACACGTGGCTACGAG CATGTGGACATCCAGAACTTCTCCTCGAGTTGGAGTGACGGGATGGCCTTCTGTGCCCTGGTGCACAACTTCTTCCCCGAGGCCTTCGACTATGGGCAGCTCAGCCCACAGAACCGCCGTCAGAACTTCGAGGTGGCCTTCTCATCCGCCGA GATGCTGGTGGACTGCGTACCCCTGGTGGAGGTGGAGGACATGATGACCATGGGCAAGAAGCCCGACCCCAAGTGCGTTTTCACCTACGTGCAATCGCTCTACAACCACCTGCGGCGCCACGAGCTGCGCCTGCGCGGCAAGAATGTCTAG
- the SMTN gene encoding smoothelin isoform X3: MADETLAGLDEGALRKLLEVTADLAERRRIRSAIRELQRQELEREEEALASKRFRAERQDNKENWLHFQQREAEQRAALARLAGRLESMNDVEELTALLRGAAEYEERKLIRAAIRRVRAQEIEAATLAGRLYSGRPNSGSREDGKGQAARRLELCEVPKPEEQKQQLEVPEPTPAPSSTSRDVTTVTLLLRAPPGDTRSPPASADGSPTTTSPEPPLEPAEEAPCPAPEALGSPEPPPSPPRASSPEPQEPPATPSTDRQVVDKLPPSPTDPPAPQGPTKGRSDTKRADLADPRPCQRSLSVLSPRQPAQNREPTPIASEPSPFQRAGSVRDRVRKFTSDSPTAAGLQEGPPRVALSPSTPARLPGPSHTSTTPAAASSSRGPSSRGTARPLAQLQSCPREEGPRGRGLAVRSLENRAGGPVARSEEPSAPLPVAVGTAEPGASMKTTFTIEIKDGRGQASTGRVLLPTGNQRAELTLGLRAPPTLLSTSSGGKSTVTHISSPGNLARLGSVTHVTSFSPASLGSRGGCSIKMEPEPAEPPSATVKVANGAEQTRVDKAPGSRSPLSAEELMAIEDESVLDKMLDQTTDFEERKLIRAALRELRQRKRDQRDKERERRLQEARARPGEGRGNTTTKTSTRHSQQTADGSAVSTVTKTERLVQSNDGTRTARTTTVESSFVRRSENGGGSTMMQTKTFSSSSSKKMGSIFDREDEASPRSGSLAALEKRQAEKKKELMKAQSLPKTSASQARKAMIEKLEKEGAAGSPGGPRMAVQRSTSFGVPNANSIKQMLLDWCRAKTRGYEHVDIQNFSSSWSDGMAFCALVHNFFPEAFDYGQLSPQNRRQNFEVAFSSAETHADCPQLLDTEDMVRLREPDWKCVYTYIQEFYRCLVQKGLVKTKKS, from the exons ATGGCGGACGAAACCttagctgggctggatgagggaGCCCTACGGAAGTTG TTGGAGGTCACGGCGGATCTGGCAGAGCGGCGGCGCATCCGCTCGGCCATCCGGGAGCTGCAGCGGCAGGAGCTGGAACGCGAGGAGGAGGCCCTGGCATCCAAGCGCTTCCGTGCTGAGCGGCAGGACAACAAGGAGAACTGGCTGCA CTTCCAGCAGCGGGAGGCTGAGCAGCGGGCTGCTCTGGCACGGCTGGCAGGACGGCTGGAGTCAATGAACGATGTGGAGGAGCTGACCGCACTG CTTCGGGGCGCCGCGGAGTACGAGGAGCGAAAGCTGATCCGAGCTGCCATCCGCCGCGTGCGGGCCCAGGAGATCGAGG cCGCCACCTTGGCTGGAAGGCTGTACAGTGGGCGTCCCAACAGTGGCTCAAGAGAGGACGGCAAGGGGCAGGCAGCACGGCGGCTGGAACTGTGTGAG GTGCCGAAGCCAGAGGAACAGAAGCAGCAGCTGGAGGTCCCAGAGCcaaccccagcccccagcagcaCCAGCCGGGATGTGACCACGGTGACACTCCTGCTGCGGGCCCCTCCCGGGGACACACGCAGCCCACCTGCCTCAGCCGACGGTTCACCCACCACTACCTCTCCTGAGCCTCCGCTGGAGCCTGCCGAGGAGGCCCCGTGCCCTGCCCCCGAGGCTCTGGGCAGTCCCGAGCCTCCCCCCAGCCCACCCAGGGCCTCCAGCCCTGAGCCCCAGGAGCCTCCAGCCACCCCCAGCACAGACAGGCAGGTGGTCGACAAG CTCCCGCCCAGCCCCACGGATCCCCCTGCCCCCCAAGGCCCCACCAAAGGTCGCTCCGACACAAAGAGAGCAG ACCTGGCTGACCCTCGCCCCTGCCAACGCTCCCTGTCTGTGCTCAGCCCCCGCCAGCCAGCCCAGAACCGAG AGCCCACCCCCATCGCCAGTGAACCTTCCCCGTTCCAGCGGGCGGGCTCCGTCCGGGACCGCGTGCGCAAGTTCACATCCGATTCTCCTACGGCTGCTGGGCTCCAGGAAGGCCCACCCCGTGTGGCCCTCAGCCCCTcgacccctgccaggctcccaggCCCCTCCCACACCAGCACCACCccggccgccgcctcctcctccaggggcccctCCTCGCGGGGAACAGCCCGGCCCCTGGCCCAGCTTCAGAGCTGCCCCCGGGAGGAGGGCCCCAGGGGGCGGGGCTTGGCCGTCAGGTCCCTTGAAAACAGAGCAGGGGGGCCCGTGGCCCGCTCAGAGGAGCCCAGCGCCCCGCTGCCCGTGGCCGTGGGCACCGCCGAGCCAGGGGCCAGTATGAAGACCACATTCACCATTGAGATCAAGGATGGCCGGGGCCAGGCCTCCACAGGCCGGGTGCTGCTGCCCACGGGCAACCAGAGGGCAG AACTGACACTGGGGCTGCGGGCGCCCCCCACCCTCCTTAGCACCAGCAGTGGGGGCAAGAGCACCGTCACCCATATCAGCAGCCCTGGGAACCTAGCCCGGCTGGGCAGTGTCACTCACGTCACCAGCTTCAGCCCTGCCTCCCTGGGTAGCCGAGGAGGCTGCAGCATAAAG aTGGAGCCAGAGCCCGCAGAGCCCCCCTCTGCCACAGTGAAGGTGGCCAATGGCGCTGAGCAGACCCGAGTGGACAAAGCACCAGGGAGCCGGAGCCCGCTGAGTGCCGAGGAGCTGATGGCCATAGAGGATGAGAGCGTCCTGGACAAGATG CTGGATCAGACTACGGACTTTGAGGAGCGGAAGCTCATCCGGGCTGCACTGCGCGAGCTCCGACAAAGGAAGAGAG ACCAGCGGGACAAGGAACGAGAACGGCGGCTGCAAGAGGCCCGGGCCCGTCCAGGGGAGGGCCGCGGCAACACGACAACCAAGACCAGCACACGGCACAGCCAACAGACGGCCGACGGCTCAGCCGTCAGCACGGTCACCAAGACCGAGCGGCTCGTCCAGTCCA ATGACGGCACACGGACGGCCCGCACCACCACAGTGGAGTCAAGTTTCGTGAGGCGCTCAGAGA ATGGTGGTGGCAGCACCATGATGCAAACTAAGACCTTCTCCTCTTCATCATCCAAGAAGATGGGCAG TATCTTCGACCGGGAGGATGAGGCCAGCCCACGGTCTGGCAGCCTAGCGGCACTGGAAAAACGCCAGGCGGAGAAGAAGAAAGAGCTGATGAAGGCGCAGAGCCTGCCCAAAACCTCAGCGTCCCAGGCGCGCAAGGCTATGATTGAGAAGTTGGAGAAAGAGGGCGCGGCAGG CAGCCCGGGCGGACCCCGCATGGCTGTGCAGCGCTCCACCAGCTTCGGGGTCCCCAACGCCAACAGCATCAAGCAGATGTTGCTAGACTGGTGCCGAGCCAAGACACGTGGCTACGAG CATGTGGACATCCAGAACTTCTCCTCGAGTTGGAGTGACGGGATGGCCTTCTGTGCCCTGGTGCACAACTTCTTCCCCGAGGCCTTCGACTATGGGCAGCTCAGCCCACAGAACCGCCGTCAGAACTTCGAGGTGGCCTTCTCATCCGCCGA gaccCATGCGGACTGCCCGCAGCTCCTGGACACAGAGGACATGGTCCGGCTTCGAGAGCCTGACTGGAAGTGCGTGTACACGTACATCCAGGAGTTCTACCGCTGTCTGGTCCAGAAGGGGCTGGTAAAAACCAAAAAGTCCTAA